From Paenibacillus sp. PK3_47, the proteins below share one genomic window:
- the feoB gene encoding ferrous iron transport protein B, with protein sequence MSSIALLGNPNTGKTSLFNTLTSSYEYVGNWAGVTVEKKVGSLKNGAGKLIDLPGIYSLHPLSRDERVAAQYLIEESPEALINIVDASQLERNLLLTLQLLEYGKPAVLGLNMIDVAKARGIQVNPEILQSRLGVPVLPLIARTGKGSGQVLSMLEKSSAIPAVSFKLDYGVRAEAAIASIEKELQQISGLPNRRWVALQLMEQNPVILELLKKMMDTSSLMAICEDCQRELQLTKLALTLPQWIRSVRMDYIRSLCQAAMDTTAQKPHNLTERLDSILTHRFLGLPLFIVFMYAMFKTTFDWIGGPLSDILDGWISGPVSEGANSLLQSIGASGFTHALIIDGIIGGVGGVLVFVPQIFILFLMISFLEDSGYMARVCLLMDSTMERMGLNGKAFIPFIIGFGCNVPAIMAARSIEQPKDRMLTTLLMPLMSCSARLPVYLLFAAVFFPARQAAAVLAMYVMGVVFALILCKLFSRYLFKNDSSVFIIELPPYRMPQFKTLGRSTWEKGKGFLRKAGTIILAGSVIIWLMSYAGPSGLNVEMDHSFLAKFGGLIAPLLAPLGFGTWQAGSTLVPGFLAKEVVVSTMNIIYHAPDAAGLESQISQVFTPLSSISFMAFILLYIPCLATVGVIRKETDSWKWTFFSMGYSLALAYIVSLVIFQGGRLLGWS encoded by the coding sequence ATGAGCTCCATAGCCCTCCTGGGTAATCCCAATACCGGTAAAACCTCTCTTTTCAATACACTTACCTCGTCTTATGAATATGTCGGCAACTGGGCTGGCGTAACGGTGGAGAAAAAAGTCGGCAGCCTCAAGAATGGTGCAGGCAAGCTGATCGATCTGCCCGGCATCTACTCCCTTCATCCCCTCTCCCGTGACGAAAGAGTTGCCGCCCAATACCTGATTGAAGAATCACCCGAAGCTCTGATCAACATTGTCGATGCTTCCCAGCTGGAGCGGAATCTGCTGCTGACCCTGCAATTGCTGGAATACGGCAAACCTGCGGTGCTCGGACTCAATATGATCGACGTCGCCAAAGCGCGCGGCATACAGGTAAATCCCGAAATCCTGCAGTCGCGTCTTGGTGTTCCAGTACTGCCGCTGATCGCGCGAACCGGCAAAGGCAGCGGACAGGTCCTCAGCATGCTGGAGAAATCGTCGGCAATCCCGGCGGTGAGCTTTAAACTGGACTACGGTGTCCGGGCTGAAGCAGCCATAGCCTCTATAGAGAAGGAGCTGCAGCAAATCTCCGGATTGCCCAACCGCCGCTGGGTAGCCCTGCAATTGATGGAGCAGAACCCGGTTATTCTCGAACTCCTGAAGAAGATGATGGATACCAGCAGCCTGATGGCCATATGTGAAGACTGTCAACGTGAGCTGCAGCTCACAAAGCTTGCCCTTACCCTTCCGCAATGGATTCGTTCGGTACGGATGGATTACATCCGCAGCTTATGCCAGGCTGCCATGGATACCACCGCGCAGAAGCCGCATAATCTGACGGAACGGCTCGATTCCATTTTGACCCACAGATTTTTGGGACTGCCTCTCTTTATTGTCTTTATGTACGCCATGTTCAAAACAACTTTTGACTGGATAGGCGGACCTTTATCGGATATTCTTGACGGCTGGATTTCAGGGCCGGTCAGCGAAGGCGCGAACTCGCTGCTGCAGAGTATCGGGGCCTCCGGTTTCACTCACGCCCTGATTATAGACGGGATTATCGGCGGTGTGGGCGGCGTCCTGGTTTTCGTACCCCAGATCTTTATTTTATTCCTGATGATTTCCTTTCTGGAGGATTCCGGTTATATGGCGCGTGTCTGCCTGCTGATGGACAGCACCATGGAGCGCATGGGATTGAACGGCAAAGCGTTTATTCCATTTATTATAGGCTTTGGCTGTAATGTTCCGGCAATTATGGCTGCCCGCAGCATCGAACAGCCCAAAGACCGGATGCTGACGACGCTCTTGATGCCGCTGATGTCCTGTTCCGCACGTCTGCCGGTATATCTGCTGTTTGCGGCCGTGTTCTTTCCGGCCCGGCAGGCCGCAGCAGTGCTGGCGATGTATGTTATGGGGGTCGTGTTCGCACTTATTCTGTGTAAATTGTTCTCCAGATATCTGTTCAAGAACGATTCCTCAGTCTTTATTATTGAGCTTCCGCCTTACCGGATGCCGCAGTTCAAGACCCTTGGACGCAGTACCTGGGAGAAAGGCAAAGGCTTCCTGCGCAAGGCAGGAACTATTATTCTTGCCGGTTCTGTCATCATCTGGCTGATGTCTTACGCCGGCCCCTCGGGATTAAATGTAGAGATGGACCACAGCTTCCTCGCCAAATTTGGCGGGCTGATCGCCCCCCTTCTGGCCCCGCTCGGCTTTGGAACCTGGCAGGCCGGCTCGACGCTGGTTCCGGGCTTCCTAGCCAAGGAGGTCGTTGTATCAACCATGAACATCATTTATCATGCCCCGGATGCCGCCGGACTGGAGAGCCAAATTTCACAAGTTTTTACGCCGCTCAGCTCAATCAGCTTCATGGCTTTTATCCTGCTGTATATCCCATGTCTGGCTACCGTGGGCGTAATCCGGAAGGAAACAGATTCCTGGAAATGGACCTTCTTCTCCATGGGATATTCCCTGGCGCTGGCTTACATCGTCTCACTGGTTATTTTTCAGGGCGGACGTCTGCTTGGGTGGTCGTAG
- a CDS encoding FeoA family protein translates to MASASCSLLRLQPGSTGSIDKIEGMNPILQRRLADLGVSEGVIITLKGKGPFWGPVTLECNGQLFAIRRKEASRIEVKVS, encoded by the coding sequence ATGGCTTCTGCATCCTGCTCCTTACTGCGCCTACAGCCTGGCTCAACGGGTTCCATTGATAAAATTGAAGGCATGAACCCCATACTGCAGCGCCGTCTTGCGGATCTCGGGGTGTCTGAAGGTGTGATCATCACATTGAAGGGAAAGGGACCTTTCTGGGGGCCTGTAACCCTGGAATGCAACGGCCAGCTGTTCGCCATCCGGCGGAAGGAAGCTTCCCGGATCGAGGTGAAGGTATCATGA
- a CDS encoding aldolase catalytic domain-containing protein gives MKEMLKGEHIVKSNQSKIVDCTIRDGGLVNNWDFSVEFVQNLYAGLNEAGVDYMEIGYKNSPKLLKGAEGAGPWRFLDDDFLRKVIPQKGNTKLSALVDIGRVDVNDILPRSESMLDLIRVACYSKDVDKALELVQTFHDLGYETTINIMALSNVMENELLEAFEQIRESVVDVVYIVDSYGSLDHNDIHYLVEKFKTHLPNKRLGVHTHNNLQLAFSNTLVASEKGVELLDASCYGMGRAAGNCPTELLVTHLKNTKYNLRPVLDIVERLMIPLREKEEWGYIIPYMITGTLDEHPRSAMALRSSEDKDKAVDFYDKLTTPEVTFGDK, from the coding sequence ATGAAGGAAATGCTGAAGGGAGAGCATATTGTGAAGAGTAATCAGAGTAAAATTGTGGATTGCACCATCCGTGACGGAGGACTGGTGAACAACTGGGATTTCAGTGTTGAATTTGTCCAGAATTTATATGCCGGACTGAATGAAGCCGGTGTTGATTATATGGAAATCGGATATAAGAATTCTCCCAAGCTCCTTAAAGGAGCAGAAGGCGCAGGTCCTTGGCGCTTCCTGGATGATGATTTCCTGCGCAAGGTGATCCCGCAGAAGGGAAATACCAAGCTCTCGGCCCTGGTGGATATCGGCCGCGTGGATGTGAATGATATTCTGCCGCGCAGCGAAAGCATGCTCGACCTGATCCGCGTAGCCTGCTACAGCAAAGATGTGGACAAGGCTCTTGAACTGGTGCAGACTTTCCATGACCTGGGCTATGAGACTACCATCAATATTATGGCCTTGTCGAATGTAATGGAGAATGAGCTGCTTGAAGCTTTTGAACAAATCCGGGAAAGCGTTGTTGATGTGGTATATATCGTTGACTCGTACGGCAGCCTGGATCATAACGACATTCATTACCTGGTGGAGAAATTCAAAACTCATCTGCCAAACAAACGCCTGGGTGTACATACCCACAATAATCTTCAGCTGGCATTCTCCAACACGCTTGTGGCCTCCGAAAAAGGAGTAGAGCTGCTCGATGCCTCCTGTTACGGAATGGGACGGGCGGCAGGCAACTGTCCAACCGAGCTGCTGGTGACCCATTTGAAGAATACCAAATATAATCTGCGTCCGGTTCTTGATATTGTTGAGCGTCTGATGATTCCCCTGCGTGAAAAGGAAGAGTGGGGTTACATCATTCCGTACATGATTACCGGAACCCTTGATGAGCATCCCCGTTCGGCAATGGCCCTGCGTTCTTCAGAAGACAAAGACAAGGCAGTTGATTTCTACGATAAGCTTACTACACCTGAAGTTACTTTCGGAGATAAATAG